CTGTGTATCCAAGTTCTTCAGCTTGTTGCTTGCGTTCTTCGTAACGAAGAATTGTGTCGTGTTCTGCGCGTTTTGCTTCTTCAAGCATATCTTTAACGTCTGAAAGTTGTTTAACTTCAGCTGGTTTAGTTGTTGGTGTGCCACCTAGTGTTTTAATCTTTTCAGCCAGGTAAAGTGCATGACCTTGCTCATCGCCAATTTCAGATTCAAAGAATGGTTTTAAAACTTGGTAGTAAAGTCCTTGCACAACCGCAGCATTGTACGTATACATAATGCTTGCCGCATATTCGTGTGCTAAGTCTTCGTTTAAGC
The nucleotide sequence above comes from Pontibacillus chungwhensis. Encoded proteins:
- a CDS encoding ferritin-like domain-containing protein; the protein is MDQKVQNLIDGLNEDLAHEYAASIMYTYNAAVVQGLYYQVLKPFFESEIGDEQGHALYLAEKIKTLGGTPTTKPAEVKQLSDVKDMLEEAKRAEHDTILRYEERKQQAEELGYTELVVKLDDMIADETGHMEEMERLLADPRLQ